The Deltaproteobacteria bacterium genome segment TATGTAATATGTATAAATTGTTACAAATAATTTAAATTGACAAAGTAGTTACATGAGACTACTTTATAATTATGCAAGCTGTGAATATTAAAGAACTAAAAGCCAAGCTTAGCGCCTATATTCGTCAGGTGCGTAGCGGTGAGACGTTTTTAGTTACCGACCGTAATCATGTTGTTGCACGTCTTTCACCAGTAGAGTCAATGACATCGGCAACAGCAGGTGTTACTGATACATTAGCAAAACTTGCATCACTTGGTTCACGCCCACCGCTTCGGGAACGTCGGCAAACAGATTATATTCGGCACAGCGAAACCTCTGGTATGTCGACGCAACAAATTGATGAGCTGCTAAATTGGTCAAGAGGTGAATTTAAATAAATTAACATGAATATTTATTTAGAAACTAGCGCAGTATTACGTGATCTACTTGACGGTGAAGATAAACATGAAATCCGACAGTGGCTACGCGGCGCCAAATTTATAGCAACATCACAACTTACTATTGCTGAAGTTGGTCGGGTACTAGCTAGAGTACGCGTTCTTGAACCACAAGTAGCGAGTATCATAGCAGCGCGTGCTGCTCAGTTTGAAACTGATAGTGAATTATGGGTGATTCATCCTGTCGATGACGCAATTTGGTCGCGTTGTGCCCGGCCTTTTCCTAAAGAACCATTGCGTACGCTTGATGCTATTCATCTTGCAACTATAGAAATTTTATCTGCTGCTATCGATAATTTAGCAATTTTATCTACCGATATTAGGGTACGCGAAAATGCTAAAATACTAGGGTTTAAAGCGTTACCTTAAAGGCTGATAAATTTAGTATCTATTATATGATATCTGGCATGAAGACATAGGGTTTATATAACTTTTAGAAATTTGGTATCTCTAGAAATTTGGTGGCGGAAATTTGGTGTCTGGCACCAAAAATATTTAGCAAAATCATCTTGATGCGTTTATGTATTATGTGATAATATTTATGTATGCGCACAACCATAGATATGCCAGATAGTCTTTTTGAACGGGTAAGACAGGCGGTTGCTAAGCGCGGTATAACACTGCGTGAGCTTGTGATTGATAGTTTAGAGCGCTCGCTTGCAGAAAAACCACCGCCTTTTGTATTGCGAGATGCTGCTGCTGGCTATTTAGCTGAATCAAATCAAACAGTGTCAAATGATACTATCAACAAAGCCATTGATGAACAGCGCCGTGGTGGTTATTAAAAAATGATTACTATCGATACTAATATTTTGGTTCATGCGCATCAACGTGAAGCGAGTTTACATCAACCTGCCGCTGCAACGGTTAAAAAATGTGCTGAAGCAAATATGCCTTGGGGTATTTGTCTGCACTCGATGATTGAGTTTTATGGGGTGGTTACACAACCAAGACTTTGGCAGATGCCATCGACACCGGCTCAGGCATTAGAACAAATCGCCGCATGGCGTGAATCGCCGACATTACGAGTTTTAGGTGATGTTCCGGGTCTATTTGATATAATTATTGAGCTTATTCAAAAAGGTCAAGTTAGAGGTGGCATGGTGCATGATGCTCGTATTGCTGCAACTTGCCTAGTGCATGGTATCGATGAGTTGTGGACAGTTGATCGTGACTTTAGTCGTTTCCCACAATTGCGTACACGCAATCCGTTGGTCTAATCCTGTTTTTCTCTATCATTTGGTCAATGGCGCTTAAAATATTGGTTCTCTTTAAGCGACGGTCTATACACTTTCAAATACGCTCAATCCAATTGAAGAGCGTTGTAAATACAGTGGGTTTGTCTATAATAAATGGAAATGTACATAATT includes the following:
- a CDS encoding type II toxin-antitoxin system prevent-host-death family antitoxin yields the protein MQAVNIKELKAKLSAYIRQVRSGETFLVTDRNHVVARLSPVESMTSATAGVTDTLAKLASLGSRPPLRERRQTDYIRHSETSGMSTQQIDELLNWSRGEFK
- a CDS encoding PIN domain-containing protein is translated as MITIDTNILVHAHQREASLHQPAAATVKKCAEANMPWGICLHSMIEFYGVVTQPRLWQMPSTPAQALEQIAAWRESPTLRVLGDVPGLFDIIIELIQKGQVRGGMVHDARIAATCLVHGIDELWTVDRDFSRFPQLRTRNPLV
- a CDS encoding type II toxin-antitoxin system VapC family toxin, with the protein product MNIYLETSAVLRDLLDGEDKHEIRQWLRGAKFIATSQLTIAEVGRVLARVRVLEPQVASIIAARAAQFETDSELWVIHPVDDAIWSRCARPFPKEPLRTLDAIHLATIEILSAAIDNLAILSTDIRVRENAKILGFKALP